The sequence AAGCAGCTTCAACAATAGAACGAGTTCTAGCAAATCCAGGTTTTCCTTTTCCGATTTCTTCATTTTTGTAATATGTTTTTGTAGACATAAAATCACCTCTTTAAAATTATAGTAAATACTTTACTATATATTATTAGGGATAAATTATTAAAATCCTTTTTTTAAAATAAAAGTTTAAAATTATGGAATTAAAAAAAAATAAGAGGTATAATCATATTACAGTGAATAGGAGATAAAATATTTTTATATATGGATTAGGAGAGAGGATATGGAAAAATTATTTTTAGGAATTGATGTAGGTTCTACAACGATTAAGATTGTTTGTATTAATTCTCAAAAAGAAGTATTATATTCTATTTATGAAAGACATTTTTCAGATGTTAGAAATAAATTAAAAAATCTTTTGGAAAATATGATTGAAATATTAGAACTTAATTTTGAGAATAAAATGTTGTTTAAAATTAATATAACAGGTTCAGCAGGAATAGGTATAGCTAAGGGGTTGGATTTATCCTTTGTTCAAGAAGTTATTTCTTGTATAAAATCAATAGAAACATTGATTCCTGAAACAGATGTAGCAATTGAATTAGGAGGAGAAGATGCAAAAATTACTTTTTTGAAAAATGAAACTGATCAAAGAATGAATGGAAGTTGTGCAGGAGGAACTGGAGCTTTTATAGATCAAATGGCGACTTTATTAAATACAGATGCTAAGGGATTAAATGAATTAGCTAAAGAGGGGGAAACTATTTATCCAATAGCTTCAAGATGTGGAGTTTTTGCAAAAACAGACATACAACCTCTTATAAATGAAGGAGTAAGACGAGAAGATATAGCTATATCTATTTTTCAAGCTGTAGTTAATCAAACTATAACGGGGTTAGCTTGTGGTAAAAAAATAGAAAAAAAAATAGCTCTTTTGGGAGGTCCTTTATATTTTTTAAGTGAGTTAAGAAAAAGATTTAAAGAGACTCTAAAGTTAAATGAAGAGGATTTAATTTTTCCTGAAGATTCTCAATTATTTGTTGCAAAGGGAGCATGTTTTCTTTCTCTAGAAGAAAATAAAAACTTTATTTCATTTGATGATTTTATAGAAAAAATCAAATTATTATCAAAAAATAATTTAAGTGAGTCTTCATCATTAAGACCTTTGTTTTTAGATAAGAAAGAACAAGAAATATTTTATAAAAAACATAATTTTGAAAAAGTTGAAAAAATTGATATAGATAATTATAGTGGAAATGCTTATTTAGGTATAGATGCAGGTTCAACCACAATAAAATTAATTCTTCTTTCAGAAAATTTAGAAATTTTATATTCATATTATTCTAATAATATGGGGAGTCCTATGGAAGCTCTCATTAAAGAAATGATTAAATTATACAAAAAAATAGGAAGCAAAATAATAATTAAGAGTTCGTGTGTAACTGGTTATGGAGAAAATTTGATTAAATCAGCTTTTAATATTGATTACGGAATAGTAGAAACGATGGCTCATTATAGAGGTGCTAAACATTTTTTACCTACAGTAGATTTTATATTAGATATAGGTGGACAAGATATGAAATGCTTGAAAATAAAAGATGGGGTAATAACTTCCATACTTTTAAATGAAGCTTGTTCATCGGGATGTGGATCTTTTTTAGAAACTTTTGCAAATTCTTTAAATATGAACATATTAGATTTTGCCAAGGTAGGTTTAAAATCAAAAAGTCCTTGTGATTTAGGAACAAGATGCACAGTATTTATGAACTCTAAAGTAAAGCAAGCTCAAAAAGAGGGAGCTAAAATTGAAGATATATCAGCAGGGTTATCTTACTCAGTTATAAAGAATACTCTATATAAAGTTATAAAAATGAAAGATAGTAGTGAACTTGGAGAAAATATAGTAGTTCAGGGGGGAACTTTTTTAAATAATTGTGTACTTAGAGCTTTTGAAATTATTTCTAACAAAAATGTCATAAGACCTAATATAGCAGGTTTAATGGGAGCTTTTGGATGTGCCGTGATAGCTAAAGAGAAATCTTTAGAAGAAAATAAAGTTATTTCAAATATATTAAATTTAAATGATTTAAATAAATTTTCATATAAAACTAATTTAACAAGATGTGGTGGGTGCGGTAATAATTGCTTATTAACTATTCACAACTTTAAAACAGGAGGAAAATTTATATCAGGAAATAGGTGTGATAATTTTTTAGGGAAAATGAAAAAAGAATCTAAGTATAATATGGTAGATTATAAATACAATAGATTATTTGATTATAAACCTTTAAACAGTTCACAAGCTTTTAGAGGAGAAATAGGAATTCCTAGAGTTTTAAATATGTATGAGTCTTATCCTTTTTGGTTTACATTTTTTAATGAATTAGGATTTAGGGTTATTATTTCAGATGATTCATCTAAAAAATTATATAATAAAGGCATTGGAACGATATCTTCTGATTCAATATGTTACCCAGCTAAATTAGTACATGGGCATATTTTAAATTTAATAGATAAAGGAATAAAGAAAATATTCTATCCTTGTGTTGTTTATGAGGAAAAAGAATATTCAAAATCAGATAATAAATATAATTGTCCAATTGTAATATCTTATTCAGAAGTTATAAAAAATAATATGGATATATTGAAAGAAAAAAATATACAAGTAATTAATCCTTTTGTATCTATGGAAAATAAAAAAGTTATTTGTAAAATTTTAGAAAAAGAATTTTTTAATTATAGTATAACAAAGTATGAAATAAAAAAAGCAGTTGATCTTGCTTGGGAAGAAAGAAAAAATTATAAAAAAGATTTAATAAAGAAAACAAAGGAAGTTTTAGATTATTGTAAAGAAAAAGATAAAACAGGAATAGTGTTATGCGGAAGGCCCTATCATATAGATAAGGAAATTAACCATGGTATTCCTAATATAATAAGTTCTTTTGGTATTCCTATTTTAACAGGGGATATAATCTCTACCTTTTCTTCGCTAGACTCTGAACTAAGAGTTGTAGATCAATGGACATATCATTCAAGATTATATAGAGCAGCGAATTTTGTGGGAAAATATAAAAATTTACAATTAGTTGAATTTAATAGTTTTAGTTGTGGTATTGATTCAATAACAATAGATCAGGTATCAGAAATACTTAATAGGTATGGGAAAATTCATACTGTTTTAAAAATAGATGAGATAAGTAATATGGGTTCTATAAAGATAAGATTAAGAAGTTTATTAGCTGTTATTGAAGATAAAAAAAGAAATACTTTAAAAAAAATAAAACATATTAA comes from Fusobacterium sp. JB019 and encodes:
- a CDS encoding acyl-CoA dehydratase activase-related protein gives rise to the protein MEKLFLGIDVGSTTIKIVCINSQKEVLYSIYERHFSDVRNKLKNLLENMIEILELNFENKMLFKINITGSAGIGIAKGLDLSFVQEVISCIKSIETLIPETDVAIELGGEDAKITFLKNETDQRMNGSCAGGTGAFIDQMATLLNTDAKGLNELAKEGETIYPIASRCGVFAKTDIQPLINEGVRREDIAISIFQAVVNQTITGLACGKKIEKKIALLGGPLYFLSELRKRFKETLKLNEEDLIFPEDSQLFVAKGACFLSLEENKNFISFDDFIEKIKLLSKNNLSESSSLRPLFLDKKEQEIFYKKHNFEKVEKIDIDNYSGNAYLGIDAGSTTIKLILLSENLEILYSYYSNNMGSPMEALIKEMIKLYKKIGSKIIIKSSCVTGYGENLIKSAFNIDYGIVETMAHYRGAKHFLPTVDFILDIGGQDMKCLKIKDGVITSILLNEACSSGCGSFLETFANSLNMNILDFAKVGLKSKSPCDLGTRCTVFMNSKVKQAQKEGAKIEDISAGLSYSVIKNTLYKVIKMKDSSELGENIVVQGGTFLNNCVLRAFEIISNKNVIRPNIAGLMGAFGCAVIAKEKSLEENKVISNILNLNDLNKFSYKTNLTRCGGCGNNCLLTIHNFKTGGKFISGNRCDNFLGKMKKESKYNMVDYKYNRLFDYKPLNSSQAFRGEIGIPRVLNMYESYPFWFTFFNELGFRVIISDDSSKKLYNKGIGTISSDSICYPAKLVHGHILNLIDKGIKKIFYPCVVYEEKEYSKSDNKYNCPIVISYSEVIKNNMDILKEKNIQVINPFVSMENKKVICKILEKEFFNYSITKYEIKKAVDLAWEERKNYKKDLIKKTKEVLDYCKEKDKTGIVLCGRPYHIDKEINHGIPNIISSFGIPILTGDIISTFSSLDSELRVVDQWTYHSRLYRAANFVGKYKNLQLVEFNSFSCGIDSITIDQVSEILNRYGKIHTVLKIDEISNMGSIKIRLRSLLAVIEDKKRNTLKKIKHIKENKKNEFTKESKKEYTILAPQMSPIHFDLIKTAFNSSGYNLEILNESKEAIEEGLKYVNNDACYPAILVIGELILALKSKKYDIKKTAVLISQTGGSCRATNYISLLKKALKDAGFEFIPVLSLNSIGYEKHEGFNINMILFHKLIMAVSYGDFLMNLLYQIRPYEKIKGTTDKLYEECRKIVKENIESGSIIKFKKNIYEIIEKFLEIKIIVKKKIKVGIVGEILVKFSPCANNYLVDTLEKEGCEVKVYGLMNFINYCLYSDGFLEEKFKGKYFSIKYKILIYILRLYTNIIDKALEKSKVFKSENLIEKIAKKTSKYISIGNQSGEGWFLTGEIIDFIEEGVDNVICIQPFGCLPNQITGRGMMKKIKEEYPEANVAAIDYDPSYSEVNQINRIKLMVSVGQKKLNKDNL